The following is a genomic window from Ictalurus furcatus strain D&B chromosome 14, Billie_1.0, whole genome shotgun sequence.
TAACGTCAACGCTCAGTTTCTCGGAAATATGCCCACTTaacatttctattgtttttttttttttttttttttttttttaaacagtaaggTATTCGTTTGACACTTTACATGACATGTTTTGCATGAAACAAACATGAAGCTGCCTAAACAGCAACTGTAAACACAGTCAACATATTTCAATAAACACTTTTATGGCCACCAATTTATAGAAAAACTGTTTCTTGGACACCTTTCCAAAATGCCTAAAGGGAggaatgtgtgtgctgtggatTATCTTGAAAGTACTATGGTGTATGCTTGCTGCATATACAAAATGATGGCACCCTTATTATAATCTAGTTTACCTTTGCATTGTAAACAAATCAGAGTTTTAATAGACAACTGGCTTactatttgtaaaaaaaaaaaaaaaagggaacaaaACCAATAGAAGCAGAAGAATATaactactcactcactcactcgcctTAATGAGGCAAAATATGCTAGGTTAAATATTACTAAACACAAAATGAGTCGCAAATTCTCGAGCACCATAAGGTGACTAAAACATAAGAATTTAAAAAGGGGTTCAACACTGAAAACCGTAACCATCATGGACACTCAACATGgcctcttttttaattttttttttattgcaatggCACAAAGGAGAGTGCACAGTTTCCTGTGCTAGAAGGTCACTGGCTTTGGCGGTTGGTGATTTGGGACATGCATTCGGTTAAAGTCAGCACACACTGGTTTGGGCTGGGAGGAAAGTGCTGCAGGTTTTATTGGCAGTCTGGGAGGCTGCAGTTGATTCCTGTAGACGTTCTGGTTCTGCGCAGACTGGACTGCTGTGTAAGGTAGCAGAGGAGAAGAAACAGCGGACGGCGGGTCTGTAAACTCAGGCGGAGGTTGAAGGAAGGCGCAGTTTGATGTTACACAGCCATGAGGGTCAAGGTGTTCTGTGGCTGGCTTTAGAGGTGGAGCTGGAGCCGAGTCAGGAATGTAAAACAAGCTAGGTGGAGAAGGCCAGGGCTGAGAAGTGAGGCCCAAGTTCTCCTGGTCTCCTGGAATCTTCTCTATAGACTGCTCTTCTTCTTCAGACAGATTGTCATAATGAGAGTGTTCAGAGGGTCGTCGAGCACCCGGGGATACCGGGATGTAAAAATTGACAGGGAACTTGCCATACTGTCGCTGTGCTCTGTAGGAAGATGGTGATGTAGACAGATCCTCCTGGATGAGGTTCAGTTTGGTTGGCGCTGGTGGGAACGAGCCCTCCGAGGGTGAAAGACCAATCCCAGACTCTGGGTCGAGGCAGGGTAGAGGAGGTGGAGGCAGTTCAGGGAGATTTAGAGAGTCCAcctgtatacatgtatacattaGAGTCTCCATGTATACCTCATTCTCTGAGGGCAGGTATGGAGGAGGCCATTCACCCGAGTCTGCCTGGAAAAGGTTCTCTCTACTCCCGGGTGACAGAGAATTACGTGCAGAAGAGGAAACCAGCCTCTCTTCTGCAGCACCAGCCTCGGGGCTTTTCATGTCTGGCTGTGAATATGAGATTTGGAGTTCTGGACACTGTGGCTGGGGGTGCAGGGATACTGCTCTGGCTGGAGGCGTAGGTGGAAGCCGCTTCCGAATGGTGGGGCTATTTGTTTGAGGGTGAACTGGGCATTGGTCAGCATCTTTGGCTGGCTGTACAGAGGTTATAGGGGTTAGCACAATTGGATGCTCTACACCCAGAGGTTTCTTCGGTAGCTCATCACCTTTAgctgtaaaaatacaaaaacaaatatactTAGTTTAAGTCTGTGCTCATTGTATCTTTTCTAGATCTTTTTTGCTACCTATAGTCCTGTGAAAAgataagtacaccccattggaaattgttggcatttacacacacactatattatatatatatatatatatatatatttggagaagcaaacatttgattctctttgaaacagtgcctaataagttgatatacttgaacaaagcGATAAGGCAAATTATATTTTCaaccatttattcaacagaaatatcgatgtgatattcttctgtggaaaacccaagtacacccttggccccctttaggtgttttgcataattgtccaccagtctctgacatcagcttgctgaaatttttgaccactcttctgtGCAATAGtatttcagttgcaagatgtctGAGGGTTCAGACTGTGTTCTTGCCTCTCTCTAGTCATAATCTATTTTTTACTGGTTTTATCGGTAGAAATTATGAAGCTccttaaatgaataaagaaacgTCTTCAAGATTATAGCACAAGACCTGTTGCCTGACTTGCTACTACTAGCGTTCTGACAATTCAGGGACAATTAAATATACTGAGACTCAACACTTCattcttaaaagaaaaggaagaaagaaaaaaaaaaagcagaaacagaTAATGGTGCGTACGTGCAGGAGGAAGATCCAACTTCATTTTTCGTAGCTCAGACATGGCGTTCTGCAGCTGCTCTATAACAGCATCATCGCTCAGCtggaaggaggaggagatgctCTCCTGCAGAAACTCTCGCAGATCCTCCAAAGGCATCTTCAACAGACACTCTGAGAAGGTGCAAGAACAGTTCTCTACTTATTCACGATATGCAAGAGCCTGTCATGTGTGTCCAACATGACATCGTAACAAACTGACTAAACTTCTCAAAGCCTCCAAAACAATCACATTTACATCTCTGAGTGTGAAGAAATAAAGTGATGCTTACTCTTGTGTATTTTAAGAGCCGTGTAAGCCATGGCAGGCAAAATCCTCTCTCCTTCAAGAATGTAAATGTCCCAGAGACGCAGAGTCAACGTGAATGGTGTCTATTTGATAAAGACATTAGAGTTGACAAACTATAGACAGTACAGGCACCCTATgttttgttatagattttttgtttcatgacttctacattatcaagtcagcacaaaacattttagatttcaaaacattagttttccagcacacaattaactgttacagaaacatgtctgtatgtcattaaagaaagcagcatattacataagagaccacttttcagacaaaaaaaacaaacccacaatGACTGCTGGATTTTCTGCACTAGCAAATATGCCTTTATATTAAATGccttaaatgtttctacataataatacatataattcTACATAGAGGCCAGtcaacagtaataaatgaaacaaagtcaatatttggtgtgaagATCCTTTGATGTACAGTGTTATAAGGACATTAGCTGGTAAGTATcctgcagaaccagccacagttcttcagGAGAtgttgactgtcacacttgcttcttaatTTTTCAgtaaaacccagcagccttcattgtgtttttagtctgaaaagtggtctcttacataatacgctgctttctttacatttttctctaaaatttaattttgtgccagaaaactaatgttttgaaatctaaaatgttcttGTACTGTGCATATATCTTATCACAGTGTGGATGTCCATCATGTGAGGTACATGAGGTTTCTGTTCAATGTTATGTCCAGGATTTATAAGTTTGCTTAAAAGCTAATGAAACACAATTCTCGAACAGTGCTTTATGGTCCAGATAGGATATCTGGGTGAATCAAAAGAAACCCAAATGTGGAAAACTCCTCACCCTGTcgataaaacactgcaggaacC
Proteins encoded in this region:
- the si:dkeyp-19e1.3 gene encoding USP6 N-terminal-like protein, whose protein sequence is MKKDIDTLIAEERAEIISKYEKGRTEGVHINPWEDANYNVYKVMDRFGFLHEEELPTPSTVEEKHKNQEIERVEKWLKMVKNWNRYHNNEKMMKRVYKGIPLQLRGQAWALLLELDQVKQQNEGKYEKMKEQARNFSTEIKQIDLDVNRTFRNHVMFMERFGVKQQALFHVLAAYSVYNTEVSYCQGMSQIAAILLMYLNEEDAFWALSQLLTNQKHAMHGFFIPGFPKLHRFQTHHDQILAKLLPKLKKHLDKEQMTTGIYTTKWFLQCFIDRTPFTLTLRLWDIYILEGERILPAMAYTALKIHKKCLLKMPLEDLREFLQESISSSFQLSDDAVIEQLQNAMSELRKMKLDLPPAPKGDELPKKPLGVEHPIVLTPITSVQPAKDADQCPVHPQTNSPTIRKRLPPTPPARAVSLHPQPQCPELQISYSQPDMKSPEAGAAEERLVSSSARNSLSPGSRENLFQADSGEWPPPYLPSENEVYMETLMYTCIQVDSLNLPELPPPPLPCLDPESGIGLSPSEGSFPPAPTKLNLIQEDLSTSPSSYRAQRQYGKFPVNFYIPVSPGARRPSEHSHYDNLSEEEEQSIEKIPGDQENLGLTSQPWPSPPSLFYIPDSAPAPPLKPATEHLDPHGCVTSNCAFLQPPPEFTDPPSAVSSPLLPYTAVQSAQNQNVYRNQLQPPRLPIKPAALSSQPKPVCADFNRMHVPNHQPPKPVTF